The Lineus longissimus chromosome 6, tnLinLong1.2, whole genome shotgun sequence sequence TGGTACAAGGATGCCCTAGGGCCTACACAATATTGTCATCGAGAGTGACCCTCTGGGGCTGCACTTATCCTTACTAACCGCTACGTTTTTGCCTCTGCAGGCAGTCCAGTCTGATGATGAGCCCTGTGTGGACTCCGGCTTTTCCTCCTCCTCACCCAAGCACTGTCAGCCCTTATTCCACTGATGCACAAATAGTACTCCGAGCTCTGCAAGCCAAATATGGGCATCCACTGAAAAAGGAAGAACCCCAGTTTAACACTGGTTAGACTTCTTCAACTTATTTATCTCTATTTCTTTTATGCGTTgttagttttatttttattcccCAGCTGTTTTTTCACGGGGAGTTTATTTGTGCTGCTCCTTTGGTCCTGCACACATCCTCTGATTTCCTCTTGTGATTGCGACCTAGTATCTGTAAGAATCTTTCAAATAACATCTTTCAATTAATGATAATTTTCCATGATTCAGATTACTCATTCTTGTTTCAGCCCCTGCTCCATCCCCTTATCAGAAAACGTATGGTGAAAAATTCACATATCATGGACGTTTCACCAAAGTTAAGCAAGAACCAGCAACACCTGGGCAAGACAAGTCAAGAATTGACTCGCTGTACAGCAGAAGTGAAAGATCTGTCGAGGATGATCAACAGAGCCCATCTGGCAGTACATCCGGACAATGTGAATTGCTTTTGACTCAGACTCATACCACAGATTATATGAAtcttgatgaagaagatgacaaGGTGCAAGTCCTGTTGCAGGATGGTCGAAGATCTAGTCTACATTTGTCTCACCTCGAGGAAAGGCAGACACCTACTTCATTTCACGCTGATCGGAAATTTTCTCATCCGAACTTTTCACCTCCCAAATGTGTGTCTACTCCTCTGCTATGCCAGGACAATTCTGATATCAATATGCCCTTCCCCTATGGACTGACATGTTCTACAGGGTCACCACCCATTGACCTCAGTCCTCCTCAGCAAGTTGGGGAAGATCAAGGTTCTGTCGACAGTTTTTCTTTTTTAGCACCAAACCCTGTACATCTGAAGAAAAAACTCATGTCAAAAGTGTCCAGGAATGGGGGAAAACGTAAGTCCTTATATTCGGCGCCAGAATTTATGGAAAGGGATGGTTGTGATGTCGAGGAAAGAGTTTCTCAACCTACTGGTTTTGTGGAAGGACAACTTGGTATTTCTCAGTTGGAATCTGATGAAAAAGATTTGGAGGACATAGGTGAGTTAATCAGGTTTTCTGACGAATATATTACCAGATGTTAATATATCATATCGTGCACTGCATCCTTTATAAATGACCATTTCTGTACCAGGGGAGACATGCTTCATTGCATTTCTTTCTAATTCCAGAGAATATCTTGGACAAAAACGTTCAAACTCCATCCAAGAAGAAATGTGCAGGGTTTAAAGTTCCAGTCAAGCCAAAGAAGGTGGAATCTACCAGGCAAAGCAAGGTAATACACCTATGTCTTCCAGTATGTTTCTCCTGGTCATGCGATGTCGCCTTGGTGGACACAACAAACATTAATTCTTAAGTTCTCAATAGTTCTGTGACCTGTATTTCCAGATTACTGAGACAGCCATGACCTACCAAATGAATTGTCCTAGTCACATCCAGCCAGGGACCATAGATGTCACCAAGCTCACCAGTGAAAGTCTTTCCAGGTTGTCCTCGGAAATTAGAGATGCTTCTGAAATAGCAGTAGCTTTGAGTTATCAGAATGGAGCAACACAGCTCAGAGAGGCTCTAATTGAGGTATGTAATGGTCGAGGATGAGAGCAGTTGTTGACgtagtcctttgaatgagacataaaaccaTTTTTGATTGTAACAGCCGGTGGCACTGGTACCTTTActctaggcctttctgtacaaaattgaagtaaaagcatttactagtcattattcatatcatccaatGTCTTTCCAGAAAAAGAGAGGCTGCAAGATCGAAGACAAGCTGTCTGGAATGAACTTCACCTCATTTCTTGATAATGCAGGATCAGTGTACTATGTACCCTTTGACACAGGAAGTTCAGACTATTTAGAAATTGGAAGGTAATGTAATTTCCATTGAATAAGAAGTTCTCTTTCGAGGAAGATAACATTTGTAGTCTTCTGAACCATATGTTCCATTTGACTGTTTCTGCTCTTAATTTGCAGGGAAGTTGTAATTAACCTTATGAATTCAGAGGCTCGCAAGATCTGCTATTGTGCCCAGGACTGCATCAAAGCTATCATAGTCCAGTTTCGTCTGTCACATGCTGATGGTAAGTAtagtcaaaaaatattttcttgaagCCATTTAAATGATAGGAACATGTCTTGTCAGGTTGCATTGTTAGTTGGACACAGGCACAGGGAAATTGAAAGTTGTGACTGACGGAGACAAATAATCCAGGATTGTGCCTGACTCACGCCGGGCCAGAATTTCCAATTCACAGCCAACTCGTGTCTTTAACCATTAAATTCTAATGATTTGGAAGTTGGAAGTCAAAATCACACCCTGTTGCAAGTGTTTATTCATGTGTCCTTCAGGTATAAGGTAAATGAATAGAACTGCTTTGTCGCTTTCAGTTGTAAATAAACTAGTTATGATGGATCCGAAGGTAGCATGCTGGCTGACCGACGCAGACAACCCACCGGCATCATTCAAACAAGTCTTGACGAAATGTGGTATGGAGCTGAAGGAGAGTGGTTCCATTGAAGATGACCTGAAGCAACTCAGCTCAGCTATGCAGCTGCTTTACCAGCGGTTGACGTCTGAGGGCCAGTGGTCACTCTTCTTGAAGCTGGAGATGAGACTGACACCTATATTGTCCTTGATGGAATTAAGGGGCATCAAAATCAACACAGAGACATTTGTGAAGTTTGGTGAGCTACTAAAGGTACGTTGATATTATAAGATGCTTATTTGCTCGTTATGTGGGCACCTACAGACTGCAGTTTGGCTGACTTTTGCGGCAAAATAAGCAGATCGGGAACTTCAAACTTGCCAGATTAAGATTAGATTCTTTGAATAGCACATTTTACTTTTTGCTTCGCCAGGACTAAATCAAGGCTCTGTGTAGAGTGCTATCAGTCTTATAATTGGGTGGAAGAATAAAAAAATGAGAGTTGGAGGGAAAAGTGGACCTGGTAACGTGATTTCCCTTCAATTGTCATagccttttcctttcagaaaaagactgcaaaGGTTGAAGCAGCAGCCCATCAGTGTGCTGGACATCAGTTCCTGATCAACAGTCACCCACAGCTTAGACAGGTTACCTTCCCTAAACCACTATTTCTCTCTTGGGGTTAAGTTGAATCCTTGTTCCTGCTGTTTGTCTGTCTGAGCTTTTAGAATGTGATAACTGAACAGTTCCAGTTGGGAATTGAGTTGCTGGTAAAAAAGACATTTCTGATATGTTGTGCCTGGACAAtgaagacagtgtcacatccaCCTACACTTGCCCTCCTCTGCAGATGCCTCCTCCAGAAGATATTTCCATGAGGACTTCTCCCAGGTGATTTAAAGCTTCTTTTCCATTATAGTTAATTTTCGAAGAGCTCAAGTTGGACGCCAAACTCCCTGCCAAGGCAAAGATAGCCAGGACATCTGTGAGTCATCAGAAGTCAACATCTGAAAGTGTCCTTAACCAGCTAAAGGAGGTGCACCCCTTACCTGGACTTATTCTAGAATATAGACAGGTAAGGGTTAACAAATGGTCCTTGACCTCACTGTAATTGAGGTTGACTGTCAGACATTGTGATTAGTGCTGTCTTCTTATGTCATTAAGGTTCTTTTGCAGGTAAGTCATGACAAAATAGCACCATGCAGGTAAGTCACGACAAAATAGCACCATGCCATTAAAGTCTTGTTGATTTCTTCTAGGGTGAGTTTCCTCGTGGCTTTTAAAAGCCAATGAAGGCAAAATGGAGGTGAGTCCATTTGTTCGAAAACTGCCCATGTCTAAAATGTGCATTTTCAAGAATATCTTTCGAAACCTGTTCAATCTTTTGTCATAGTTTCAGAAACTGAAGTCTACTTATGTTGACGGCATGTTAATTCACGTGAAGGATGACTGCCTTCATACCTTCTGGGACCAAACTGCTGCAGCGACAGGCAGGCTGACATCAACGAATCCTAATGTGCAGGCTATTCCTAAACAACCTGTAGAGTTGACTGGTGTTGTTGATAACTTCATCGTGGGTGAGaatgtgatttgaaaaatcaCGAAAGTTATTTGAAAGATTATATGAGTTTCTCTTTAAAAAAGTCTTTAATAAGAGTTCTTGAGGATGTATCGTGTGAAAAAGGGAAGGGCAAGATAGATTGAGTTGTTGAAGACTCAAAAAAATTTGACATTTGGTTTGTAGGCTAAGAAGCTGCCAAGAGCTTTGAAGGTCCTTCAGTTTGTGTTAGTGTGAGTGGCAAAGCCAGGTGTCTTTAACCGAGACATTTTTGTTATGCTTATAATTTTCAGACTAGAATTTAACAACtgtctgtttctttttcaatgatttcttcGTGTTTTAGGACGAGACTCGGAGACTGTCACAATCTTCATGCGGGATCCATTCGTGAGTCAAGAAGGTTGCTCCCTTCTTGCAGCTGATTTCAAGCAGATTGAGCTGAGGCTTCTTGCACATCTTGCAAATGACCCCCAACTCCTTCAAGCCTTCAGTGAATCAAACTGCAAGGATATATTCATTGAACTTACCAAACAATGGTAAGTAAGCTATTATTGCTTTTTATTTTGGGAGCATCTGTTGAACCACATCTTGGAAAATGTTTAGTAACCATTTTTATCTCTTTATTGCAGGTTGGGTAAAGGATATGATGATATCACAACCAGTGACAGGGAACAGACCAAGCGAGTTGTCTACTCGGTTATGTATGGTGTCGGGAAGGAGAGGCTGGCTGATTACTTGAAGACCTCTCCAGATACTGCTAAGGCAATTATGCAGAGCTTTTTAGGTAAGATATGCAAGGAGATGAGTTTTTTTAGGGGAGATTCTCCTGTACAAGCATATTGTCATGTATTTGTCTGCTTGCTTCGCCATTGGAATACCCGGCATCACTTTGAATCCAGTCTTTGTTGAAAGCACTATCTCTTTCAGGTTTTAATTTCAGGTGGTTAATAGTCCATTGACAGCACCCAGCGTAACTAACTCTGCCAGGAAGACATTTAACTACCTCATACTGAAAGtgcctttatttttgcagctcCTGTCAGCTCAGGTTATTGTCTTCTTAGTGAGTTA is a genomic window containing:
- the LOC135490009 gene encoding DNA polymerase nu-like, translating into MVQSSLMMSPVWTPAFPPPHPSTVSPYSTDAQIVLRALQAKYGHPLKKEEPQFNTAPAPSPYQKTYGEKFTYHGRFTKVKQEPATPGQDKSRIDSLYSRSERSVEDDQQSPSGSTSGQCELLLTQTHTTDYMNLDEEDDKVQVLLQDGRRSSLHLSHLEERQTPTSFHADRKFSHPNFSPPKCVSTPLLCQDNSDINMPFPYGLTCSTGSPPIDLSPPQQVGEDQGSVDSFSFLAPNPVHLKKKLMSKVSRNGGKRKSLYSAPEFMERDGCDVEERVSQPTGFVEGQLGISQLESDEKDLEDIENILDKNVQTPSKKKCAGFKVPVKPKKVESTRQSKITETAMTYQMNCPSHIQPGTIDVTKLTSESLSRLSSEIRDASEIAVALSYQNGATQLREALIEKKRGCKIEDKLSGMNFTSFLDNAGSVYYVPFDTGSSDYLEIGREVVINLMNSEARKICYCAQDCIKAIIVQFRLSHADVVNKLVMMDPKVACWLTDADNPPASFKQVLTKCGMELKESGSIEDDLKQLSSAMQLLYQRLTSEGQWSLFLKLEMRLTPILSLMELRGIKINTETFVKFGELLKKKTAKVEAAAHQCAGHQFLINSHPQLRQLIFEELKLDAKLPAKAKIARTSVSHQKSTSESVLNQLKEVHPLPGLILEYRQFQKLKSTYVDGMLIHVKDDCLHTFWDQTAAATGRLTSTNPNVQAIPKQPVELTGVVDNFIVGRDSETVTIFMRDPFVSQEGCSLLAADFKQIELRLLAHLANDPQLLQAFSESNCKDIFIELTKQWLGKGYDDITTSDREQTKRVVYSVMYGVGKERLADYLKTSPDTAKAIMQSFLVRFPGVKSYTNQSIETCRQKGYTQTIFKRRRLIPNIQHKSPVLRAQAERQAVNFCVQGSAADLCKAALVQVEYALVQRVHLKSRLLIQIHDELLLEVPDEEITEVKDLVKSIMESSEGLCGDLVELKVPLRVSLSCGKTWGHLECL